Proteins co-encoded in one Colletes latitarsis isolate SP2378_abdomen chromosome 2, iyColLati1, whole genome shotgun sequence genomic window:
- the LOC143347163 gene encoding uncharacterized protein LOC143347163, producing the protein MSDSGSESSSSEDYDGRRNPVASADNVGSPNFSHHSSNSGHKSRASSISSRGKSPESIISERDSKSPRYTPISPKSQRSGLASPSEEEGSPRSTRSLSKSPPTTPKSYRSRNNSLDSPRSDRSLSHSPIQDERSCPSTPNDSKSLHLEDGEPKQFELEVDVQRSGDNSPKSYSYKNSESRQSSPKSPRSEHSSAKSLMSERSSPKSDPASPMDDQESDKHSPPHSPPAKSGSFNELDGEQISDGDIEDEPESVAKSKLAPITHGEDLSDVSDLESMDGVDGTTEHESVLNESQHNEERHMPNNDDKTEKEDKNVPVGLTEESEQLDFEADGQWKDERDEGETEAPITKENKDEKDKDKVKLKDGIEGNDKEEGEEDGEKIESELEEGELSDGDDARPEETEPRPVCRFYNRGQCTWGVSCRFLHPGVTDKGNYTMFDMVRPMAYPPHAAAPHEFRPHIDRPNMVRPLPGYGAPSHTPKVEELPTESAWERGLRHAKEMMRKANKRKESDMDFEEKKMNLSLGQDELDREAGYYVRAASPEPPAERWPPREAPRRMPPPRITPERYIEEPDPYYVPPTAPPEYYRRVHYKTDTRVTTEYRERIDYHPVPRGTPHSVSPPPHTRERERERERERDREREYYEKYEKKHKRPSREVIVERIAPTKPWREEEPPPVERGRGDEWADPWMRRKSPSTVRRNTSSRRSRRQSYSSGSSYSSTSSSRSSSRSSYSSYDSLSRSRSPSPPSRTRGAGKGKAVVTSPPSNPPTVAAAAPQRGAMLMNPPAPSPRPPKGSISPTTGTLHRRAGLNPPAPSPLSSHQRHHEKARDKAAIAAAAVAKVIKSRSRSRSSHSSSGSESSGSSSDSSESSYSSSSSETRRRKGSTPPITRKDSKGIDALKLSGTKQQIKLTLKPTSNTTAVKKIDRSALMAGKKRGLESPPLIDSKASVAAAAAKAAKKASSRREELLKQLKAVEDAIARKRSKV; encoded by the exons ATGTCAGACTCTGGTTCAGAAAGTTCCTCTTCAGAGGATTATGATGGAAGGAGAAATCCAGTTGCATCTGCTGACAATGTGGGATCGCCAAACTTCTCGCATCATTCATCTAACTCAGGGCATAAATCTAGGGCAAGTTCTATTTCTTCAAGAGGGAAGTCACCTGAATCTATCATATCTGAAAGAGACTCAAAATCTCCAAGATATACACCAATATCACCAAAATCTCAGAGATCTGGATTAGCATCTCCTAGTGAGGAAGAAGGTTCTCCAAGATCCACTCGTAGTTTATCAAAATCACCACCTACTACGCCAAAATCATATCGCTCAAGAAATAATTCGTTAGATTCACCTAGGAGTGATCGTAGCTTGTCTCATTCTCCAATACAAGATGAAAGATCATGTCCATCTACTCCTAACGATTCTAAATCTTTACACCTGGAAGATGGTGAACCTAAACAATTTGAACTCGAAGTTGATGTACAAAGATCTGGAGATAATTCACCTAAATCATATTCTTACAAAAACAGTGAATCAAGGCAAAGTTCACCGAAATCTCCAAGATCCGAACATAGTTCAGCAAAGTCATTAATGTCTGAAAGGAGTTCTCCAAAATCAGACCCTGCATCTCCTATGGATGATCAAGAGTCAGACAAACATTCACCACCTCATTCTCCACCAGCAAAAAGTGGTTCATTTAATGAACTGGATGGAGAACAGATTTCAGATGGAGATATTGAAGATGAACCTGAATCAGTAGCTAAGTCAAAACTTGCACCAATTACACACGGTGAAGATTTATCGGACGTTTCTGATCTAGAAAGTATGGATGGGGTAGATGGCACTACAGAACATGAATCTGTACTCAATGAAAGTCAACATAACGAGGAAAGACATATGCCAAACAATGATGATAAAACGGAGAAAGAAGATAAAAATGTACCTGTTGGATTAACAGAAGAGAGTGAACAATTGGATTTTGAAGCTGATGGTCAATGGAAAGACGAGCGTGATGAAG GAGAAACTGAAGCACCAATTACTAAAGAAAACAAAGATGAAAAAGATAAAgataaagttaaattaaaagatGGAATTGAAGGAAATGACAAAGAAGAAGGAGAAGAAGATGGTGAGAAAATAGAATCTGAATTAGAAGAAGGCGAACTCAGTGATGGCGATGATGCCCGACCAGAAGAAACAGAGCCAAGACCTGTTTGCCGTTTTTATAACCGAGGCCAGTGTACGTGGGGAGTTAGTTGTAGGTTTCTACATCCAGGTGTAACCGATAAGGGTAATTATACGATGTTTGATATGGTGAGACCAATGGCATATCCGCCACACGCAGCTGCTCCACACGAATTCAGACCGCACATTGATAGGCCAAATATGGTACGACCATTACCTGGTTACGGAGCACCATCTCATACGCCGAAAGTAGAAGAGCTTCCTACCGAATCAGCGTGGGAACGTGGATTACGACATGCTAAGGAA ATGATGCGCAAGGCAAATAAACGCAAAGAATCAGATATGGACTTTGAAGAAAAGAAGATGAATTTAAGCTTAGGGCAAGACGAATTAGACAGAGAGGCAGGTTATTATGTAAGAGCAGCCAGCCCAGAACCACCAGCTGAAAGGTGGCCACCTAGAGAGGCACCTCGAAGAATGCCTCCGCCAAGGATTACGCCAGAAAGATACATTGAAGAACCTGATCCTTACTATGTACCACCAACAGCGCCACCAGAATATTATAG GAGAGTACATTATAAAACAGATACTCGAGTTACTACCGAATATCGAGAACGTATTGATTATCATCCCGTACCTCGTGGTACGCCCCATTCGGTTTCACCGCCGCCACATACACGAGAACGAGAAAGAGAAAGGGAACGTGAACGCGATAGGGAACGAGAATATTACGAAAAGTACGAAAAGAAACATAAGCGTCCATCAAGGGAAGTTATAGTAGAACGTATTGCCCCGACGAAACCGTGGCGAGAAGAGGAACCACCTCCTGTAGAGAGGGGTAGAGGAGAcgaatgggcagatccttggatgcgGAGGAAATCCCCCAGCACCGTGCGTCGGAATACATCATCCCGACGTTCACGAAGACAATCTTATTCTTCAGGCTCTTCCTATTCATCAACAAG TTCTAGCCGTAGCTCGAGCCGTTCTAGCTACAGTTCTTACGACTCCCTATCCAGGTCCCGTTCACCATCCCCTCCCTCTAGAACCCGCGGTGCTGGCAAAGGGAAAGCAGTCGTGACATCGCCACCTTCAAATCCTCCAACGGTGGCAGCTGCTGCACCTCAACGCGGTGCCATGTTGATGAACCCACCTGCTCCTTCTCCTCGCCCGCCCAAAGGTTCCATTTCTCCTACAACCGGTACGCTTCACCGACGTGCTGGACTTAACCCACCTGCACCGAGCCCACTTTCCTCTCATCAACGTCACCATGAAAAGGCACGAGATAAAGCAGCCATAGCAGCAGCTGCAGTGGCAAAAGTTATCAAAAGTCGATCAAGATCCAg GTCGTCGCATAGCAGTTCAGGGTCGGAGAGCAGCGGCAGTAGCAGTGATTCCAGTGAATCAAGTTATTCATCTTCTTCTAGCGAGACTCGTCGAAGAAAAGGTTCAACTCCGCCGATAACGCGAAAAGATTCCAAGGGTATTGATGCTTTAAAGCTTAGTGGAACCAAGCAACAAATTAAACTCACATTGAAACCGACGAGTAATACTACAGCTGTGAAAAAGATTGATCGCTCCGCTTTAATGGCTGGAAAAAAGAGAGGATTAGAATCACCACCTTTAATCGATAGTAAAGCAAGTGTTGCCGCGGCCGCAGCTAAAGCGGCCAAGAAAGCAAGTTCACGACGAGAAGAACTGTTAAAACAACTTAAAGCAGTGGAAGACGCGATCGCTCGTAAGAGATCAAAAGTTTAA
- the LOC143349159 gene encoding uncharacterized protein LOC143349159 isoform X1, producing MRASIFIILAFAAGIIVATSRNRNYSDFVKYTRPREIRNSDDSVNPGRKQIMAYGFGKRIGYGFGKRPAYGFGKRKSTVDEELMRVPEGKNGFGKRELIAKKNVAIGFGKRKSTVDDPNIIKHEQITLLRYFPEGIPVEWLLQQIKTNPTFAVKLTQLLDEHADSSMADDY from the exons ATGCGAGCGAGCATATTTATCATTCTGGCCTTCGCCGCCGGAATTATTGTAGCGACATCTAGAAATCGTAATTATTCTGATTTCGTAAAATATACGAGACCGCGAGAAATCCGAAATTCTGATGATTCAGTCAATCCTGGTAGAAAACAAATTATGGCATATGGTTTTGGAAAGAGGATAGGATATGGTTTTGGAAAAAGGCCGGCATATGGTTTTGGAAAAAGGAAAAGTACTGTTGATGAAGAGTTGATGAGGGTTCCGGAAGG TAAAAATGGTTTTGGAAAAAGGGAACTAATTGCAAAAAAGAATGTAGCAATTGGGTTTGGAAAAAGGAAAAGTACCGTTGATGATCCAAACATTATTAAACACGAACAAATTACACTTTTACGATACTTTCCGGAAGG GATACCTGTGGAGTGGCTACTTCAGCAAATAAAAACGAACCCAACTTTTGCTGTAAAATTGACACAGTTGTTAGATGAGCATGCTGATTCGTCAATGGCGGATGATTATTGA
- the Fitm gene encoding acyl-coenzyme A diphosphatase Fitm, which produces MATGKRRNVHTTLGNSAMFGSAAANNLRTNRLNFRPNSTQEDRGGTRPTAAPSSIGLIFVTMFLHVCKKSLLFDTRLKVAIYCGAIFVVSLIADFTTMPRTYFSRSDNALNQYFVKWGWGWLLTITVPWVALTAHTVGCGRRSILLKHLARLGLATVAWLLWIKLFNYIETNYGRCLNTRDIQLQTKRKCLQSGRFWSSIDISGHTFILIYSSLILAEEGSSLIGWEGIKDLIMREEHSRITPNEPSTGPLRNLSNLDLEFLKKAHKALTPYLRGLFVAMTLQQLLWDIMLISTILYYHIMIEKFMGGVAAVLTWYVTYQWWYKSAKSLLLPPGDGLFKYNEVKVHDNSSIRSRRSTLNGTNRFMGLPIRISQDNIDTNGINRQLDSDVIAARL; this is translated from the coding sequence ATGGCTACGGGAAAACGAAGAAATGTGCACACGACGCTCGGTAATTCCGCGATGTTTGGTTCGGCAGCGGCAAATAATCTAAGGACGAACCGTTTAAATTTCCGTCCAAATTCAACTCAAGAAGACAGAGGCGGAACTCGGCCAACCGCTGCACCGAGTTCTATAGGTCTTATTTTTGTAACGATGTTTTTACATGTTTGCAAAAAATCTCTACTATTTGATACAAGGCTCAAGGTCGCTATATATTGCGGTGCAATATTTGTAGTGTCGCTGATAGCAGACTTTACCACTATGCCAAGAACATACTTTTCGCGTTCTGATAACGCACTTAACCAATATTTTGTAAAGTGGGGATGGGGTTGGCTGTTGACCATAACCGTTCCGTGGGTAGCATTGACTGCTCATACAGTCGGCTGCGGTCGCAGATCGATTTTACTCAAACATCTTGCTAGACTGGGTTTAGCCACAGTCGCATGGCTACTATGGatcaaattatttaattatattgaAACGAATTATGGTCGATGCCTTAACACGAGAGACATACAACTACAGACGAAAAGAAAGTGTCTTCAGTCCGGTAGATTTTGGAGTAGCATTGATATATCTGGGCACACATTTATTCTTATTTATTCAAGCTTAATTCTGGCAGAAGAAGGTTCTTCCTTGATTGGATGGGAAGGTATAAAAGATTTGATTATGCGGGAAGAACATTCGCGAATTACTCCGAACGAGCCCAGTACTGGACCGCTTCGTAATCTTTCAAATTTGGACTTGGAGTTCTTGAAGAAGGCGCACAAGGCGTTAACACCTTATCTCCGAGGCCTTTTCGTCGCAATGACATTGCAACAATTACTTTGGGATATTATGTTAATATCTACAATACTCTATTATCATATTATGATAGAAAAGTTTATGGGAGGTGTAGCTGCTGTTCTGACGTGGTATGTTACTTACCAATGGTGGTACAAGTCCGCAAAGAGTTTACTACTTCCTCCAGGTGAtggtttatttaaatataatgaGGTAAAAGTTCATGACAATAGTTCTATTAGGTCAAGACGTAGCACTCTCAATGGTACAAATAGATTTATGGGACTCCCTATTCGCATAAGCCAAGATAATATTGATACAAATGGCATTAATAGGCAATTAGATTCTGATGTAATTGCTGCAAGATTATAA
- the LOC143349159 gene encoding uncharacterized protein LOC143349159 isoform X2 → MRASIFIILAFAAGIIVATSRNRNYSDFVKYTRPREIRNSDDSVNPGRKQIMAYGFGKRIGYGFGKRPAYGFGKRKSTVDEELMRVPEGELIAKKNVAIGFGKRKSTVDDPNIIKHEQITLLRYFPEGIPVEWLLQQIKTNPTFAVKLTQLLDEHADSSMADDY, encoded by the exons ATGCGAGCGAGCATATTTATCATTCTGGCCTTCGCCGCCGGAATTATTGTAGCGACATCTAGAAATCGTAATTATTCTGATTTCGTAAAATATACGAGACCGCGAGAAATCCGAAATTCTGATGATTCAGTCAATCCTGGTAGAAAACAAATTATGGCATATGGTTTTGGAAAGAGGATAGGATATGGTTTTGGAAAAAGGCCGGCATATGGTTTTGGAAAAAGGAAAAGTACTGTTGATGAAGAGTTGATGAGGGTTCCGGAAGG GGAACTAATTGCAAAAAAGAATGTAGCAATTGGGTTTGGAAAAAGGAAAAGTACCGTTGATGATCCAAACATTATTAAACACGAACAAATTACACTTTTACGATACTTTCCGGAAGG GATACCTGTGGAGTGGCTACTTCAGCAAATAAAAACGAACCCAACTTTTGCTGTAAAATTGACACAGTTGTTAGATGAGCATGCTGATTCGTCAATGGCGGATGATTATTGA